A genomic segment from Myxococcales bacterium encodes:
- a CDS encoding SDR family oxidoreductase, which translates to MTARYQDRYHDKVALITGAASGIGRSVCERLAREGAKVFGIDINSDGLAETESIVKEIANDSGGAIQTATFDVSQRANCFEAVRVTVDVFGKLDVLANVAGIVRFSSVTDVSEEEWRLIHAINLDGPFFLSQAAIPHLLETNGNIVNIASNAGLMGQAFCSAYCSSKGALVNLTKAMAAEYVKQTIRINAVAPGGVTTPLTSGVKFPEDMDFELMQAYVSPRGMSDPSEIAGAVAYIASDDALSVHGSIFSIDNGITAG; encoded by the coding sequence ATGACAGCTCGCTACCAGGACCGCTACCACGACAAAGTTGCGCTCATCACCGGCGCCGCATCGGGAATCGGACGAAGTGTGTGCGAACGACTCGCGCGGGAAGGAGCGAAGGTCTTTGGCATCGACATCAATAGCGACGGACTGGCCGAAACGGAGTCGATCGTCAAAGAAATCGCAAACGATTCGGGGGGGGCGATTCAGACCGCAACCTTTGACGTCTCCCAGCGCGCGAATTGCTTCGAAGCCGTGAGGGTCACCGTGGACGTGTTCGGCAAGTTGGACGTGTTGGCCAATGTCGCGGGGATCGTGCGCTTTTCATCCGTGACCGATGTCAGCGAGGAAGAATGGCGGTTGATTCACGCAATCAACCTTGACGGCCCGTTCTTCCTGTCTCAGGCCGCCATTCCCCACCTGCTCGAGACCAACGGCAATATCGTCAATATCGCATCGAATGCGGGGCTGATGGGCCAGGCCTTTTGCTCCGCCTATTGCTCGAGCAAGGGCGCACTCGTAAACCTCACCAAGGCGATGGCGGCCGAGTACGTCAAGCAGACCATCCGCATCAACGCCGTCGCGCCGGGGGGTGTGACGACCCCGCTGACGAGTGGCGTCAAGTTCCCCGAAGACATGGACTTCGAGCTCATGCAGGCCTATGTCTCGCCACGGGGGATGAGCGATCCATCGGAGATCGCGGGCGCCGTGGCGTACATCGCTTCGGATGATGCACTGAGCGTTCACGGCTCGATCTTCAGCATCGACAACGGAATCACCGCCGGATAG
- a CDS encoding MFS transporter, translating into MANDSKDNSKTELLAQQSEDLYMEQVRRDLPRNFAAHVAHGLLGQTGFRLVNAPTFLPAYILMLSGSEFVVGLCRSIQYLGMFLSPMLGANLIEHRRRVLPVGFAVGMAMRLQVLGIALAGFFLAPRETVIAICVFLFFFGFFMGMQMVIFNYLMSKVIPVDRRGFLVGLRTSLAGLTAAGVAYLGGRYLVAPNVFGNGYAVIFLLAFVLTCVGLAMLLMVREPLPPEVRPAVSLASRLRDIPALLRSDRGFTYYVLSRALATMGRMAVPFYILYVGDVIGVATESGHAMPTGATIGILTTAFITANSVTNFAWGLVADRTGFRLVFLVAIAVWITGALGILTATSLPGFALGFLGVGAGMGGFQMASQNMALEFGSRADLPVRIALANSAQEFIGFLGPLLGGVIAVVWSKQILFGVSIVFQLGAIAMVLFFVDEPRQRSATR; encoded by the coding sequence ATGGCGAACGACAGTAAAGACAACAGTAAAACCGAGCTCCTCGCGCAGCAGTCCGAAGATCTCTATATGGAGCAAGTCCGTCGGGACTTGCCGCGCAACTTCGCCGCCCACGTAGCACACGGGTTGCTGGGCCAGACCGGGTTTCGCCTGGTCAATGCCCCCACCTTCCTTCCCGCCTACATCCTGATGCTTTCGGGTTCGGAATTTGTGGTGGGGCTGTGTCGCTCGATTCAGTACCTGGGCATGTTTCTATCGCCGATGCTCGGCGCAAATTTGATCGAACATCGGCGGCGGGTCTTGCCCGTGGGCTTCGCCGTCGGCATGGCGATGAGACTGCAGGTGCTGGGGATCGCGCTCGCGGGCTTCTTTCTGGCTCCCCGGGAAACCGTCATCGCGATCTGCGTCTTTCTCTTTTTCTTTGGCTTCTTCATGGGCATGCAGATGGTGATCTTCAACTACTTGATGTCGAAGGTGATCCCGGTCGATCGGCGGGGTTTTCTGGTGGGCTTGCGAACCTCACTCGCGGGGCTCACGGCGGCTGGTGTCGCGTATCTCGGCGGGCGCTATCTGGTAGCGCCCAACGTGTTTGGCAACGGTTACGCGGTTATTTTTTTGCTGGCCTTTGTGCTCACTTGTGTCGGGCTCGCGATGTTGCTGATGGTTCGCGAACCGCTGCCCCCAGAGGTTCGCCCTGCGGTGTCTCTCGCGAGTCGGTTGCGAGACATTCCGGCGCTGCTGCGATCCGACCGGGGCTTCACCTACTACGTACTGAGCCGAGCCCTGGCCACCATGGGACGTATGGCCGTGCCCTTCTACATCCTCTACGTGGGAGATGTAATCGGCGTCGCGACCGAATCGGGCCACGCGATGCCCACCGGCGCCACCATCGGCATCCTCACCACGGCGTTCATCACGGCCAACTCGGTCACGAACTTTGCCTGGGGGTTGGTCGCCGACCGCACGGGCTTTCGGCTCGTATTCCTGGTTGCCATCGCGGTCTGGATCACAGGCGCGTTGGGGATCTTGACGGCGACGAGCCTTCCGGGTTTCGCCCTCGGCTTTCTCGGGGTAGGGGCCGGTATGGGGGGATTTCAAATGGCGAGCCAGAACATGGCCCTCGAATTTGGATCTCGCGCAGATTTACCGGTGCGGATCGCGCTCGCCAACTCCGCCCAGGAGTTCATCGGCTTTCTCGGCCCGCTATTGGGCGGTGTGATCGCCGTTGTGTGGTCGAAGCAGATTCTCTTCGGAGTTTCCATCGTGTTTCAACTGGGCGCGATCGCGATGGTTTTATTTTTTGTGGATGAGCCTCGCCAGCGTTCAGCAACCCGTTGA
- a CDS encoding MgtC/SapB family protein translates to MGFLETVLSQAIEINFAPFIVAIVVGSAIGLEREIHGRPAGLRTHILVCLSSAVLVHASRMGSLAAQSNGLLENYIYDPNRLGAGIVTGIGFLGAAAVIRSGDIVRGITTGACVWSVASLGVVIGQGHYALALAGALTMLMVLVVFDYMFVWVTPVVYRKLTVSGRHNHFVTVRSRIEALLREARITVQDVSCNLRPEADSFDLIFHIRCRTQVRAPDIVARIVDLEGVSSGEWGQLQQ, encoded by the coding sequence ATGGGGTTTCTAGAGACCGTTCTCAGCCAGGCGATCGAAATCAATTTCGCCCCCTTCATCGTGGCCATCGTGGTCGGCAGCGCAATTGGACTCGAACGCGAGATCCACGGACGACCCGCCGGACTGCGCACGCACATACTCGTTTGTCTTTCGTCGGCCGTGCTGGTTCATGCATCGCGCATGGGATCGCTTGCCGCCCAATCCAACGGCCTTCTCGAAAATTATATCTACGACCCCAATCGACTCGGTGCGGGAATTGTGACGGGAATCGGCTTTCTGGGGGCTGCGGCGGTGATTCGCTCGGGCGACATCGTGCGCGGCATCACCACCGGTGCGTGTGTTTGGTCGGTGGCGAGTCTCGGGGTGGTGATCGGTCAAGGCCATTACGCCCTCGCACTGGCTGGCGCACTCACCATGCTGATGGTGTTGGTGGTCTTCGACTATATGTTCGTCTGGGTGACCCCCGTGGTGTATCGCAAACTCACGGTTAGCGGCCGACACAACCACTTTGTGACCGTCCGGAGCCGCATCGAAGCGCTCCTGCGCGAAGCGAGAATTACGGTGCAGGACGTTTCGTGCAACCTGCGGCCCGAGGCGGACAGCTTCGATCTCATCTTTCACATTCGCTGCCGAACGCAAGTCCGCGCTCCTGATATCGTGGCCAGAATCGTGGATCTCGAGGGTGTCTCGAGCGGGGAGTGGGGACAGCTTCAGCAGTAG